The nucleotide sequence TCCAGCTACGTCGCCACGGAATGCGAGTTGGGCGATCGGGTTCGCGTTCATGCGGGCACCGTCATCGGGTCCGACGGATTCGGCTATGAGTTCGTTGACGGCCAACATGCCAAGGTGCCGCAGGTGGGCACGGTGGTGGTGGAGGCCGACGTCGAAATCGGCGCCAACTGCACCATCGATCGAGCGCGGTTTAATCGCACGGTCATCGGCCAAGGCACCAAATTGGATAATCAGGTGCAGATCGGGCACAACGTGGTGGTGGGACGGCACTGCATCCTCTGCGGCATGGTCGGGGTATCCGGGAGCACCACGATCGGTGATTACGCGGTCATTGGTGGCCAGGCGGGCCTTGCGGGTCACTTGACCGTGGGCAAGGGCGCCAAGATTGGCGGTCAGGCGGCCGTGACGTCCGACATCGATCCGGGGATATTCGTCAATGGCAGCCCGGCGCTCCCGTATCAGTTGGAACGCCGGTTGTTGGTCTTGAATCGTCGGCTGCCGGACCTGTTCAAAAAGGTCGAATCCCTGGCCGCTCAAATCGACGAGTTAAAAAAGGCTTCCGACTTGTAGGCTTGTCGGCACGATGTCGCTCGATGACCGCGCCTCGTCTCAAGATTTTCTCCGGAAACGCAAACCGGCCTCTGGCTGAAGAAATTTGTAAGGCGATTGGAGTGCCGCTGGGGGAGGCAACCGTGACTAAATTCCCCGACGGGGAATCGTTTGTGAAGATCAACGAAAACATCCGCGGGCAGGATGTTTTCATCATGCAGTCGACCTGCACGCCGACGAATCACCATCTCATGGAGCTGTTGATCATGATCGATGCCGCGCGTCGGGCCTCGGCCAATCGCATCACGGCCGTCATTCCCTTTTACGGCTACGCCCGGCAGGACCGCAAAGATCAGCCCCGGGTGCCCATCACCGCCAAATTGGTGGCCAACTTGATCGTGGCAGCGGGGGCGACCCGCATTCTGACCATGGATCTGCACTCGCAGCAGATTCAGGGCTTCTTCGACATTCCGGTGGATCACCTGTTTGCGTCGCCCGTGTTTTTCGAGCACGTGGAGAAGATCGGCATGCGCGACAAAAATCTCGTCGTGGTTTCCCCGGATGTCGGGGGCATGAAAATGGCCGCCGCCTATGCCACGCTCATGGGGTCGGCATTGGGCATGGTGTGGAAGAAGCGCACGAGCGCCACGACGGTGGAATCGGTGAACGTCGTGGGCGATGTCGACGGCAAGGATGTCCTGCTGGTGGATGATATCACCGAGACGGCTGGCACCCTGATCAATGCCGCCAAGGTCATGCGCGCCCATGGCGCCTTGAGCGTGCGGGCAGCGGTGAGCCACGCGTTGCTGAGCCCGATCGCCTACGACCGGCTGAAAGGCGGAGAAATCGACGAGCTCATCACGACCAATACCATTCCGGTCGATCCCCGGGGATTGCCGATCACGGTGTTAAGCGTGGCCGGCCTCTTGGGCGAAGCGATCCTGCGCATTCACAACAACGAAAGCGTGACCGGTCTCTTCAAGGTCAAGGGGTTCTAGTCGACAGTCACACTGGAGTATTCGTGGAGTCAGCGTCGGAACGACCAACGATCCTGTAAGTTGTCGTAGCGCAGGGTAGGGTGTTCGCTTGCGAATACCGCAGCGTGATGGATGCGGTCGTCGCAAGCAACGACCCTACACCTATCCGAACTCTTAGGCGTTACACACTACCAAGCCGGAACGAGGCATCGTGCTCGCTGGTGCTGCCCCCGGCGATGTTACCCGTCAACTGCCCGGCTTTTCGACCGGCAGCGCGGCGAGTTCGGCGGGAAGTTGCTCCGCCGCGTAGGTGGGGAAACTGAGTTCGAGCAGCGAAATCGCCGGCACGTCGAATCGGGAAGATCCGGCGCTGCGATCGACCAGCATGGCCGCTCCCACGGGTTCCGCGCCGGCCGCCCGCAACAGGGCCAGCGCTTCGTTTACGCGGCCGCCCCGGGTGACGACATCCTCGACGACCAATACTTTTTCCCCGGGCGAGAATTTAAACCCGCGCCGGATCTCCAATTTGTCGTTCACCTTCTCGGCGAAAACGTAACGTGAGTCGGTTTGACGAGCGACTTCCTGGCCAATCACCAGACCACCCATGGCGGGGGCCAGCACCGTGGTGAATTCGAGATTCTGGAGGCGAGGTATCAGCAGTTCCGTGAGACGAGTCACGGCGGCCATGTTCTGGCACACCTGAGCGCATTGAAAGAAGTGACCGCTGTGCAGCCCGGAACGCAGCACGAAATGGCCGCGAAGGAGTGCTTTGGTGCGCGTGAAGATATCGAGAACTTCCTGCTGGGTGTCGTCCATGAGGGTTACGGTGATTGAGCCCAAGATTGACGCCAAAACATTTTTGCTCCGCGCGGCCAACATGTGCAGGTTGGACGTATGGTCATTGAACGAGCACCTTTGGAGGACGAGTTGGGCGATGTTCTCGACAAAGCCATACGTCGTTCCGGTCTCAATGAACACGAGGTGGCCGAGCAAACCTCGATCCCGGTCGAGCGACTCCAAGCGGTCATCGATTACACGGAGCGACTGAATCCGGGTGAAGTCGCCAAACTGGCGAAGTTGCTTGAACTCAACCCGGTCGGTCTGGCGGCGGTGGCGAGTGAGAATTACCCGCTGCCTGAAATCAGCGGTTTGCCGTTTTGTCTTTATCCGCTGCGGATGCCTCACGGCATCGGCGTGGCCAACGCCTATCTGGTGGCCGATTGCTGCGAGGACTGGGGGATTCTGTTCGATTGTGGCGTGGGGGCCGAAGGGCTCTGGCGCAATTGGCCGGCCAAAATCAAACGCATCGCGGCCGTCTTCATCACGCACTACGAGACGGAGCACTGCGGAGGATTATCGGCGATACGATCACGATTTCCCGCGGCCCCGATTTTTGGTCCGGCGGTGGACAACAAGCCGTCCGGGGTCATTTCGGTGGATGACGGGGCGGTGATCCGCGAGCAGGGCTTTGCCGTCACCGTGCGCTCATGTCCGGGGCATTCGGAGGGACATCACTGCTACGAGGTCGGGGTGGCGGAAGCGCCGACCGGTCGGCGCTTACTGGTGTCGGGCGATCTGTTGTTCGCTGGATCGGTGGGGGGCGCCTATTTTTGCCGTCGTCGTCTGGCCGCGAGTTTGCAGCAGGTGTTCGCGCACAGCGCAAACGATACGGTGGTGGCTCCCGGACATGGTCCTCTGACCACGATAGCCAACGAACGCGCCTACAACCCGTTTGTGGGCACCTGAAACTCTCTGGCGGCTAGAAACAAAAAACCTGTGATCGCGGAAATCACAGGTTCTTGAAAATGGTCGGGGTGAGAGGATTCGAACCTCCGGCCTCTACGTCCCGAACGTAGCGCTCTACCAGGCTAAGCTACACCCCGATGGTGTGGGTTTGTTCTTCAGAAAAAGGACCGATAAAATTCCGAACCTGCAGGGCAGGGCGGCGGCCGTCGAATTCGGGTTCGGTGGCTATTTTAAGGCGGTCCGGTGACGGTGCTGAAAGAACGATCGATTCCGAGAGGAAAGGAAGAGGTCAGAGATTCGCTTCTATTGGATGTCGATCAAGGAGAATCTTGAATCTTTGTCGGTTGAATTGTCGAAGGCCTGGCTTCAACTCGCCTGACGTTCCGGGTGGTTCGGGCCCAAAAAACCCCGCAGCGAACTGCGGGGTTGGTAGATTGGCGAAGCGAACGCGTGCCTTAGCGGCGTCCCGGGGCCGGCGCGGCGGGCATCTTGGTGAGCGAGCTTTCCGCGGCGCGTTTGGAAACCATTTCGGTCATCCGTTGCACTTGCAGTTCGGCGTTGCGCTTGGCGATACGAGCGAGCTCGACGTCTTTGCGGAGATTGAACGCTTCACTGGCGACTTTTTCACGCTCACCGCGGATTTCGAGGAGTTGAATCTCGAGATCCTGGGCCTCGGCGGAGAACTTGTCGGCTTCCGCCTTATACTTGGCGGTGGAATCGGCGATCTGTTGGCCGACCGCTTCCCACTTCTCGCGACGCTCCGCGATCTTGCGGGCTTCATCGGCTTCACGTTCGGCGGTGCGACGCGCGGCGTCTTCCTTGGCTTGGCGCTCGGCTTCGGCCTTTTCGGCGGCCTCGGCATCGGCGATCGCTTTCAATTCAGCGGCTTCGTGTTCGACTCGGATGGCGTCCTTCTTGGTGAAGTCGCTGTAGATGAAGCCGAAGATGGCCATCATGATGACCGGGACGATGATGTAGAACTTGTTCATGGCTTAGTTATCCAGAAGAGCGTTGTTATTTGGCGGCGGCGGCGGCGGCGGCAGCAGCGGCGGCAGCGGCATCGGCTTCGTTAATGCGTTGGAGCACGGATTGGAGGCTCTTCACGTTGGCGTTGGCGGCAGTGACATACGTGCCGAGGAATTCCTTTTCGCTCACGAGGGCCTTTTTATCTTCCTCGATGGCGGCGATTTCCTTCTTCACGGCGTCGATGTCCTGTTTGAGGCGTTCGACTTGCGCGGAGAACTTGTTGCGATCGGTGCGGGCCACATCGTTGGCATCGCTGGCCGCTTGGCGCGCTTCTTTTTCGGCCAGTTCTTTGGCTTCTTTTTCAGCACGTTCGGCTTTGCGAGCTTCGTTGAGGGCCAAGGCGGCCTTGATGGCTTCTTCCCGCTCAGCGGCCTCTTGTTTGAGTTCCGCGATGCGCTTTTCTTTCACGGCTTGTTCGGCGGCGGCTTCTTTCGCTTCGTATTCCTTGGCAAAGCCCACGTAGTAAAAAACGAAGACAGCGAGCATGATTGCCGGAGCGAGGATGTAGACTTTTTTCATGAAAAGTGAGGGTATAAAGGGAGATTAAATGGTGGCTTCCAATGCTTCTTGGCGTTCGGTGATCGCATTCTTAATGGCTTCGTGGAGCCGGTCCGCGTTGGCCGTGCCCGCGTTTTTAGCGGCCTCGGCAAAGGGAAGGGCTTCTTCGTATTTCTTCAACTCATAGCCCATGTAGGCGATGAACATTTGCACGGCGGGGACATTTTCCACGCCGCCTTTTTCCAAGGCACTTTTGCCGTGGCTGTAGGCGTCGGACATTTTGTCCAAGCTGTAGTAAATGTTGGCGATTTTGAATTCAAGATCACCGGCATCGGGGAAGCGCGCGGCGGTTTGCTTGAGCACATCGATGGCTTTAAGCTCCTTGTGAACCTGTTGGTAGGAGGAGGCGAGGTATTCCCAGTTTTGCTTGGTGGATTCGATGTTGCCTTCGGCGAGGCCCTTTTCGAGGAGCTCAATCGCTTGGTCAAACTGGCGGATGTTCATCATGATGCCGACCAAGTTGAAGTGATCGCGCGGACCGGTGAGAATCCCCAGCTTTTGAGCGCGTTCGATGGTGACGATGGTGCGCACGTTCCATTCGAGCGCCGCATCGGAATCCTTGGCATTGTTCGCGAGGTTCAGGTAGGTCGCCTGCAGTTGCTGCCAATACTGCTTGCTGGTCGGGTTGAGTGTGACGAGCAGTTCGAGCAATTCAGCGGCTTCCTGATTTTTCTCCTCCTGTTGGAGGGCGGCGAGAATCAGGACGTAGAAGGTTTCCCGCGGCTTGATGGAGAGGGTGAGGCCTTCCTGCGCGAGCTCCTTGGCTTCGTTCAACAACTTCTTGTTGGTGTTGTTGGGATCGATGGTCGCCTGCGTGTAGATCATGGTCGCGGCATACGACATGGATTCCACGGTGGGCTTATCGTTGTTCGCCAAGTATTCCTTGATGGTGCTGTAAGCCTTACCGAGGTATTCGTCGCGCAGCTTGGTGTCTTTCGTGGAAGTCGCTTCCTGAAAGTAGAGCTGGGAGAGAATCTGGGAAAACTCGAGATACTGGCGTTTCTCGATGAAGTCGTAGGCCTTGCCCAAGCGAAGGGCGGTTTCCATCGGTGCGATGGCTTCCGCGTATTTTTCCTGGGTCAGCAGGATCTGAACCTTGATCTGATTAAGAACGGTGCGGTCGTAACTCTCGGGCTTTACGGTGGTGAGCAAGTTGTTCACCAAGGCGAGAGCCGGTTCGTATTGTTTGGCTTCGGTGTATTCCCGAAGTTTGCCACCCAGTTCTTCCGATACTTTGTCAGAAATTTCCTTTTTGGGGGCATCCTGAGCGGAGGAGACAAATGGGGTGAGGACGGTGAGCGTGACGATCAGCCCACCGAGGCGCAGAAATCGGCGCGAGTGAAAGGGGA is from Synoicihabitans lomoniglobus and encodes:
- a CDS encoding tetratricopeptide repeat protein, which gives rise to MSVPFHSRRFLRLGGLIVTLTVLTPFVSSAQDAPKKEISDKVSEELGGKLREYTEAKQYEPALALVNNLLTTVKPESYDRTVLNQIKVQILLTQEKYAEAIAPMETALRLGKAYDFIEKRQYLEFSQILSQLYFQEATSTKDTKLRDEYLGKAYSTIKEYLANNDKPTVESMSYAATMIYTQATIDPNNTNKKLLNEAKELAQEGLTLSIKPRETFYVLILAALQQEEKNQEAAELLELLVTLNPTSKQYWQQLQATYLNLANNAKDSDAALEWNVRTIVTIERAQKLGILTGPRDHFNLVGIMMNIRQFDQAIELLEKGLAEGNIESTKQNWEYLASSYQQVHKELKAIDVLKQTAARFPDAGDLEFKIANIYYSLDKMSDAYSHGKSALEKGGVENVPAVQMFIAYMGYELKKYEEALPFAEAAKNAGTANADRLHEAIKNAITERQEALEATI
- the lpxD gene encoding UDP-3-O-(3-hydroxymyristoyl)glucosamine N-acyltransferase — encoded protein: MQISFRLDELVAMVSPVEVRGAYAGTIGRIAALDDAEVGSLSFLGNSKYRSSVATSRASVILVPTDYVGEPGPDQCHLVVAQPSVALALVCARIEHSLWPRPTPGVHPSAVVAPDATISSSATVGPLCVIESGAHVGDRSHLQAQVFVGRNARVGGDCWLAPSSYVATECELGDRVRVHAGTVIGSDGFGYEFVDGQHAKVPQVGTVVVEADVEIGANCTIDRARFNRTVIGQGTKLDNQVQIGHNVVVGRHCILCGMVGVSGSTTIGDYAVIGGQAGLAGHLTVGKGAKIGGQAAVTSDIDPGIFVNGSPALPYQLERRLLVLNRRLPDLFKKVESLAAQIDELKKASDL
- a CDS encoding ribose-phosphate diphosphokinase, which codes for MTAPRLKIFSGNANRPLAEEICKAIGVPLGEATVTKFPDGESFVKINENIRGQDVFIMQSTCTPTNHHLMELLIMIDAARRASANRITAVIPFYGYARQDRKDQPRVPITAKLVANLIVAAGATRILTMDLHSQQIQGFFDIPVDHLFASPVFFEHVEKIGMRDKNLVVVSPDVGGMKMAAAYATLMGSALGMVWKKRTSATTVESVNVVGDVDGKDVLLVDDITETAGTLINAAKVMRAHGALSVRAAVSHALLSPIAYDRLKGGEIDELITTNTIPVDPRGLPITVLSVAGLLGEAILRIHNNESVTGLFKVKGF
- the pyrE gene encoding orotate phosphoribosyltransferase codes for the protein MDDTQQEVLDIFTRTKALLRGHFVLRSGLHSGHFFQCAQVCQNMAAVTRLTELLIPRLQNLEFTTVLAPAMGGLVIGQEVARQTDSRYVFAEKVNDKLEIRRGFKFSPGEKVLVVEDVVTRGGRVNEALALLRAAGAEPVGAAMLVDRSAGSSRFDVPAISLLELSFPTYAAEQLPAELAALPVEKPGS
- a CDS encoding MBL fold metallo-hydrolase: MVIERAPLEDELGDVLDKAIRRSGLNEHEVAEQTSIPVERLQAVIDYTERLNPGEVAKLAKLLELNPVGLAAVASENYPLPEISGLPFCLYPLRMPHGIGVANAYLVADCCEDWGILFDCGVGAEGLWRNWPAKIKRIAAVFITHYETEHCGGLSAIRSRFPAAPIFGPAVDNKPSGVISVDDGAVIREQGFAVTVRSCPGHSEGHHCYEVGVAEAPTGRRLLVSGDLLFAGSVGGAYFCRRRLAASLQQVFAHSANDTVVAPGHGPLTTIANERAYNPFVGT